Genomic DNA from Streptococcus uberis:
TTTAAACCATAGATGACAATCCCTAAACGAACTGCATTAAAAATGGTATCACTGTGCCAGAGACTAGTAGCTGAGTTACTAGCGTGAACAAGTTCTGGCTTAATAGCTAAAGCATTCACCAAATCTGTAAAGAATGCTAATTGTTGATGAAATTTATCAGTATTTTCTTCATCTGCGGTTGCAAAATGTGTAAAAATACCATCTACATGCGCCCCACTCTTAGTAAGACCAGTAATTAATTGATTAGCTTCTTCTAGTGACCTTACTCCAATTCGTCCCATACCTGAATCAACCTTAACATGAACATGTAGTTGAGCTAAGTCTTTTTGACAAGCTTTGGCTGACTCTAACCATTCATTACTTGCAACCGTAATGGTGATGCCATGTTCAATGGCTAGCGGAATTTCATTGGCAAGGATAACTCCTAAAATGAGAATATCTTTTTCAATGCCAGCTTGTCTCAATTCCAAGGCTTCATCTAAATTAGAAACACAAAAAGCATCAACTTCTTCATCCACAGCTTTTGCAACTTGTATAGCACCATGTCCATAGGCATTGGCTTTAACAACAGCAAAGGTTTTTGTGGTACTTGAAATATGTTCTTGAACTGCTTTAATATTATCTCTAATCACTTGTAAATCAACAGTTGCCACCGTTGGTCGATGTAAACTTGAAATCACTTTTCTTCCTCCAAAATCACACTACTTTGAACAAAATCACCACTATGAGAAATACTAATCCATGCCTTACCTGTAAATGGAGAACGGTTAATAAAGGGTTTCCCTTTTTCATCAGAAAGGACTTCAATGTCCTGAAAACTTAAGTTACCGATTCCAGTCCCCATTGCTTTTGCAAAAGCCTCCTTAGCAGACCATCTGCCAGCTAAGTAGGAGATTTGCCGTTTCCCCTTATAAGCTTCAAAAATGTCGAATTCCTTTTGAGTAAGGACTTTTTGTGCAAAACGTGGCTGTCGTTTATAAGCCTTCTCTACGGCTGAGATTTCTTGTAAATCAATACCATGTCCAATAATCATACGATTACCCAAATTGTCTTTCTTATTTGCTGATGGTTTTGTCATTAAACGCCAGAAGCCAAGACACAGTCTTAGCTTCATCACTATTTAAAATCATTGATTTTAGCATTTTTTTAAAATGCTTTTCGTCCATGACAATTTTTAAACTTCTTACCTGAACCACATGGACACAGGTCATTACGTTTGACATGTGAGTAATCTTGAGTTGAGCTTTCGCTAGATTGGTTAGATTGGGCAGCAATATTTTGTGCAGCTGTGGTTCTAGCATTCGGAGAAACACGTTCACGTTCTTGTTCATGAATTTGTGCCTTCATCATTGTCCGTGTGACATCAAACTCAATAGCTCCTATCATGTCTTGGAACATTTTAAACCCTTCTGATTGGTATTCAACCACCGGATTGTTCTGAGCATAGCCACGAAGGCCAACAGAGTTACGCAATTGATCCAAGGCATCAATATGTTCCGTCCATTTATTGTCTACAATCATAAGAATAAGCACTTTTTGGAATTCTAAAACAGCTTCTTGATCATGCAATTTAGAAATCTGACTTTCGTAAATTGCCAATGCACGTTTATAGAGCTCTTCTTTGATTTGATCATCTTTTAGGGAACGTAAGTCCTTAGCTGAGATAGAGTCTTCCGGAACAATATTGGTTCTAGCAAATGCTACAATCGCATCAATAGCGTCATTACGATTGCTACGTGCATGAGCATCAACTGTTCGTTTAATAGTCCTTTTAATCATGGCTTTGATTTCAGGGCCTAAATCTCGATTGGCTGTAATGACATCACGACGGTTAGCATAAATGATTTCCCTTTGCTCACGCATAACATCATCGTATTGCAAGACTTGCTTACGGGTATCATAGTTGTTTCCTTCAACCCTTTTTTGAGCTGACTCAACTTGGCGCGCAAGCATACCTGACTTAATTACAGCATCTTCTTCCTCAAGACGCATTCTATCTAGAAAGGCCTTGATTCTGTCTGAACCAAAACGTCTCATGAGATCGTCTTCTAATGAAAGGTAAAATTGTGATTCACCTGGATCCCCTTGACGTCCGGCACGTCCACGCAACTGATTATCAATACGACGACTTTCATGACGTTCCGTACCAATAACACACAAACCTCCAAGTTCACGAACACCTTCACCCAATTTGATGTCGGTACCACGACCAGCCATGTTGGTTGCAATGGTGACGGCTCCGCGTTGACCAGCATTCATGATAATTTGTGCCTCTTTAAAGTGGTTTTTAGCATTCAATACTTCATGAGGAACGCCAGCAGCCACAAGTTGTTTTGAAATGTAATCACTGGTTTCAACAGCTACTGTACCGACTAAGACGGGTTGCCCTTTCTCATGACGAGCTTTGACGTCCGCAATAACAGCTCTAAATTTAGACGCAAGTGTTGGGTAAAGTAAATCCGTGTGATCCAAACGAGCTACAGGTTTGTTGGTAGGGATTGGAATGATTCGCATGTTGTAAACTTCGCGGAATTCTTCTTCCTCTGTTTTTGCAGTACCAGTCATTCCTGCTAGTTTTTTGTACATGCGGAACATATTTTGATAAGTAATAGATGCGCTTGTTTTGGATTCTTCCTGAATGCTTACGCCTTCTTTGGCTTCAATGGCTTGGTGTAAACCATCGGAGAAGCGACGTCCTTCCATGGTACGACCTGTAAATTGGTCGACAATCAAAATTTCACCATCTTCACTGACGACATAATCAATGTCTAAGAGCATGATGTAGTTAGCTCTTAAAGCATTGTCTATGAAGTGGGTTAAAGCAACATTATCAATATCATAAAGGTTCTTAAGGTTAAAATAGCTTTCAGCTTTGTCAATTCCTGAATCACTCAAACCAATTGTCTTTGTCGGAACATCGATAATATAGTCATCTTTCTTCAAGGTTTTAACAAACATGTCAGCTCGGACATACAATTGGTTCGTTTCAGAACTTACTGCTCCAGAAACAATCAAAGGTGTACGAGCCTCGTCGATTAATACCGAATCGACCTCGTCGACCAAAGCAAAGTTAAGAGGTCTTTGAACCATATCTTCTTGGCGAACAACCATATTATCACGTAAGTAGTCAAAGCCAACTTCCGAGTTAGTTGAATAAGTAATATCACATAAATAAGCCTCACGCTTTTCTGCAGGGGATTTGGCAGCTAAGTTAATACCTACAGAAAGCCCTAACCAACTATAGACTTCACCCATTTCAGTGGCATCACGTGTTGATAGATATTCATTAACTGTGATAACATGAACCCCTTCACCTGCTAAGGCATTAAGGTAAACTGGCATGGTGGCTGTTAAAGTCTTTCCTTCACCTGTACGCATTTCAGGGACGTCACCGTTATGGAGAACAACTCCCCCCATAATTTGGACACGATAAGGGTATAACCCCAAAACACGTCTAGAAGCCTCACGAACTACCGCAAATGCCTCAGGTAGCAAGTCTTCTAGAGTCTCTCCTTCTTGGTAACGTTTTTTAAATTCAGGAGTCTTTGCTTGTAACTCTTGGTCTGTCAAAGCTTCCATCTCATCAGCGTAAGCTTCAACTTTTTTTGCAATTTTTTCGAGTTTTCTAATTTCGCCTTTGTCATTTTCAATGACTTTGCGTAGAATATTTGCCATTCTAATTCCTTTCGATCATCTTATCAATTCATTTTAACATAATTAGCCTATCTGTACAAGAAATCCCGATAAAAGAAAAGAGAAAGGGTAGGCTTTTAAAATCCCTTTCTCTCGCTATTTGAACTTAGATTTAGAAGAAAATTAAAGACTGTTTGGATGACTCACAATCATTTCTAATCGACCATCAAATGTCCAGGCTTTCACATCATTAGGAAGAATAAAATGCATGCCTTTTTTAATGTCATAAGCTTCAGAACCAACGGCCAAAGTCCCTTGACCATCTAAAACACTAATCAATAAATAGGGTGCGGTCTGTTTCATGTCGACCAATCCCTCTGTCACCCATTTGTAAACGGTGAAGAAGGGATTTGAAACAAGACAAGTATTAAGAAGGTGGTCCGCCAGCGTTGTAGCTGGAACACTATTTTCAGGTTTACCAAGATTTAAGACATCAACAGATTGCTTAATATGTAAATCCCTCAAGTTTCCTTCTGCATCTTTACGATCAAAATCATAAACACGATAAGTGGTATCACTAGATTGTTGGGTTTCCAATATCATAATACCTTTACCAATAGCATGCATGGTTCCGCTTGGAACATAGAAGAAATCCCCTGCTTGAACTGGGACTTTTGTCAGTAAATTGTCCCAGTCACCGGCTTCTATCAAAGCCTTAAGCTCTTCCTTAGATTGCGCATTGTGTCCATAAATAATCTCTGAACCTGGCTCCGCGGAAATAATATACCAACACTCTGTCTTACCAAGCTCGCCTTCGTGTTCCATTCCATAAGCATCATCTGGATGCACTTGAACACTAAGCCAGTCATTAGCATCTAAAATTTTTGTCAATAGCGGGAATACTTTTTCCTTAGGATTACCAAAATAAGCAGGATTTTCTGCGTAGACACGATCCAATTTCTGCCCCGCAAACTGACCATTTGAAATAGTTGAAACACCATTAGGATGAGCTGAAATTGCCCAATACTCACCAGTTGTTTCAGTTGGAATTTCATAATTGAAAACATCTCTTAATTTGGTGCCACCCCAAATTTTATCATGCATACAAGATTCTAGGAAAAACGGTTCTGCCATTACAAGCCTCTTTTCTAAACTAATACTATAATATATCCATTATAGCATTTTTTACCTCTAATTGACCACTTTCGGCCAATTGACGCATCCAATAGCCTGATTTTTTCAGAGATTTGACCTGGTTATGGATGTTATTGGTAACTAAGCCATAACGATTGCGATAAGCATTAGCCCATGACCAACAATCAATCGGTGTCCACAAATGGTAGCCTAGGCAGTTACTCCCTTCGCTGATACCTCGATGTAACCAATAGAGATGCTCAGTTATAAATTGAATGCGATAATCATCTTCAATTACGCCGTCTTCGTTAAGGTAACGATCTTCTCGAGAAACACCCATACCATTTTCACTGATATACCATTGAATATTATCATAGTTTTCTTGAATATCTTTGGCAATATCGTAAACTGCTTTTGGATAGATTTCCCAACCTTTGTCAACATTCATACGAGCCATTGGCATTTCGTAGGCTTGCCAGAATTTGGTTGGCAAGAAGTCAACAGC
This window encodes:
- the manA gene encoding mannose-6-phosphate isomerase, class I yields the protein MAEPFFLESCMHDKIWGGTKLRDVFNYEIPTETTGEYWAISAHPNGVSTISNGQFAGQKLDRVYAENPAYFGNPKEKVFPLLTKILDANDWLSVQVHPDDAYGMEHEGELGKTECWYIISAEPGSEIIYGHNAQSKEELKALIEAGDWDNLLTKVPVQAGDFFYVPSGTMHAIGKGIMILETQQSSDTTYRVYDFDRKDAEGNLRDLHIKQSVDVLNLGKPENSVPATTLADHLLNTCLVSNPFFTVYKWVTEGLVDMKQTAPYLLISVLDGQGTLAVGSEAYDIKKGMHFILPNDVKAWTFDGRLEMIVSHPNSL
- the secA gene encoding preprotein translocase subunit SecA; translation: MANILRKVIENDKGEIRKLEKIAKKVEAYADEMEALTDQELQAKTPEFKKRYQEGETLEDLLPEAFAVVREASRRVLGLYPYRVQIMGGVVLHNGDVPEMRTGEGKTLTATMPVYLNALAGEGVHVITVNEYLSTRDATEMGEVYSWLGLSVGINLAAKSPAEKREAYLCDITYSTNSEVGFDYLRDNMVVRQEDMVQRPLNFALVDEVDSVLIDEARTPLIVSGAVSSETNQLYVRADMFVKTLKKDDYIIDVPTKTIGLSDSGIDKAESYFNLKNLYDIDNVALTHFIDNALRANYIMLLDIDYVVSEDGEILIVDQFTGRTMEGRRFSDGLHQAIEAKEGVSIQEESKTSASITYQNMFRMYKKLAGMTGTAKTEEEEFREVYNMRIIPIPTNKPVARLDHTDLLYPTLASKFRAVIADVKARHEKGQPVLVGTVAVETSDYISKQLVAAGVPHEVLNAKNHFKEAQIIMNAGQRGAVTIATNMAGRGTDIKLGEGVRELGGLCVIGTERHESRRIDNQLRGRAGRQGDPGESQFYLSLEDDLMRRFGSDRIKAFLDRMRLEEEDAVIKSGMLARQVESAQKRVEGNNYDTRKQVLQYDDVMREQREIIYANRRDVITANRDLGPEIKAMIKRTIKRTVDAHARSNRNDAIDAIVAFARTNIVPEDSISAKDLRSLKDDQIKEELYKRALAIYESQISKLHDQEAVLEFQKVLILMIVDNKWTEHIDALDQLRNSVGLRGYAQNNPVVEYQSEGFKMFQDMIGAIEFDVTRTMMKAQIHEQERERVSPNARTTAAQNIAAQSNQSSESSTQDYSHVKRNDLCPCGSGKKFKNCHGRKAF
- the acpS gene encoding holo-ACP synthase — protein: MIIGHGIDLQEISAVEKAYKRQPRFAQKVLTQKEFDIFEAYKGKRQISYLAGRWSAKEAFAKAMGTGIGNLSFQDIEVLSDEKGKPFINRSPFTGKAWISISHSGDFVQSSVILEEEK
- the alr gene encoding alanine racemase; its protein translation is MISSLHRPTVATVDLQVIRDNIKAVQEHISSTTKTFAVVKANAYGHGAIQVAKAVDEEVDAFCVSNLDEALELRQAGIEKDILILGVILANEIPLAIEHGITITVASNEWLESAKACQKDLAQLHVHVKVDSGMGRIGVRSLEEANQLITGLTKSGAHVDGIFTHFATADEENTDKFHQQLAFFTDLVNALAIKPELVHASNSATSLWHSDTIFNAVRLGIVIYGLNPSGKTLNLPYPLKPALSLSSRLVHIKKIKAGDTVGYGATYTAKTEEYVGTLPIGYADGWTRDMQGYSVIIDGHLCEIIGRVSMDQLTVRLPKAFDIGQEVTLIGQEGYQMISATDIAEKRGTINYEVLCLLSDRIPRHYIN